The proteins below come from a single Dryobates pubescens isolate bDryPub1 chromosome 16, bDryPub1.pri, whole genome shotgun sequence genomic window:
- the SLC26A2 gene encoding sulfate transporter: MAAMAEFNYVHSVTEMPEGDDAKRGFHHAMFLEPQEKKRSMKALVVKQAKKTCSCTPAKVKDYVFSFFPVLQWLPKYKPREYLLGDIMSGVIVAVLLVPQSIAYSLLAGQEPIYGLYTSFFAGIIYFMFGTSRHISVGIFGVLCLMVGQVVDREIQRAGYDLEPADPGVLTDAAAYLNTTISPANHTSQELLCDKSCYAIRVGATMTFIAGVYQVAMGFFQVGFVSVYLSDSLLSGFVTGASFTILTSQAKYLLGLDIPRSSGIGSLISTWISIFRNVHKTNICDLITSLLCFLVLIPTKELNEHFKSRLKAPIPVELVVIVAATLASHFGKLRETYDSSVAGHIPTGFLPPHPPDWNMIPNVALDALPIAIIGFAITVSLSEMFAKKHGYSVRANQEMYAIGFCNIIPSFFYCFTTSAALAKTLVKESTGCRTQMSGMVTSLVILLVLLVIAPLFYSLQKCVLAVITIVNLRGALRKFRDLPKMWHLSRVDTVIWLVTMAASALISTEIGLLVGVCFSMLCVIFRTQRPEAPLLGWVAESETYESLSAYKNLQTKPGIVVFRFEAPLYYINKECFKSTLYKQTGVNPAWVKAAKKKAAKRMLKEKEVDSGGNQTNISMDFVSEPLGFHTIVIDCCAMQFLDTAGIRTLKEVCKDYGEIDVQVLLAQCNPSVRSSLIRGEFFKEGEEHLLFHSVHQAVDFALGAQGHHGTDASKN, encoded by the exons ATGGCAGCAATGGCAGAATTCAACTACGTCCATTCAGTGACTGAAATGCCAGAAGGAGATGATGCTAAACGCGGTTTCCATCACGCAATGTTCTTGGAACCccaggagaaaaagaggagCATGAAGGCTCTGGTGGTTAAGCAAGCAAAGAAAACTTGCAGCTGCACTCCAGCCAAAGTTAAAGATTAtgttttcagtttctttcctgTCTTGCAGTGGCTTCCTAAATACAAACCGAGAGAGTACCTACTGGGAGACATAATGTCTGGTGTGATTGTGGCGGTTTTACTAGTCCCACAGTCAATTGCCTATTCTCTCTTGGCTGGACAGGAGCCTATTTATGGCCTTTATACATCCTTTTTCGCAGGCATTATTTATTTCATGTTCGGAACCTCCCGCCACATCTCAGTTGGCATCTTTGGTGTGCTTTGCCTAATGGTGGGACAGGTGGTGGACCGTGAAATACAGAGAGCTGGCTATGACTTGGAGCCGGCTGACCCTGGTGTTCTCACGGATGCAGCAGCGTATCTGAACACCACCATTTCACCTGCGAATCACACAtcgcaggagctgctctgtgatAAAAGCTGCTATGCAATTAGAGTAGGAGCCACCATGACCTTCATAGCCGGAGTTTATCAG GTGGCCATGGGTTTCTTTCAAGTGGGCTTTGTCTCAGTGTACCTCTCTGATTCATTGCTGAGTGGATTTGTCACGGGTGCCTCCTTCACCATCCTGACCTCACAAGCCAAGTATCTCCTGGGCCTAGACATTCCACGGAGCAGTGGCATCGGCTCCCTCATATCCACGTGGATAAGTATCTTCAGAAACGTACACAAGACCAACATCTGTGATCTCATCACCAGCCTCTTGTGCTTTCTTGTACTTATCCCAACCAAAGAACTTAATGAACATTTTAAATCCAGACTCAAGGCTCCAATACCAGTTGAATTAGTTGTGATTGTGGCAGCTACTCTGGCATCTCACTTTGGGAAGCTGAGAGAGACTTACGACTCGAGCGTTGCTGGACACATCCCAACTGGGTTTCTGCCACCCCACCCTCCAGACTGGAACATGATTCCTAATGTGGCTCTGGATGCTCTGCCCATAGCTATTATTGGCTTTGCCATTACTGTCTCCCTCTCAGAGATGTTTGCCAAAAAGCATGGTTACTCTGTGAGGGCCAACCAGGAAATGTATGCCATTGGCTTCTGCAACATCATCCCCTCCTTCTTCTATTGCTTCACAACAAGCGCAGCTCTCGCCAAGACTCTCGTCAAAGAGTCCACAGGCTGTAGGACACAAATGTCTGGCATGGTGACTAGTCTGGTAATCCTGTTAGTCCTCCTTGTGATTGCACCTTTGTTTTATTCTCTTCAGAAATGTGTCCTTGCCGTCATAACCATTGTGAACCTCAGAGGAGCCCTGCGGAAGTTCAGGGACCTGCCAAAAATGTGGCATTTGAGCAGAGTGGACACAGTGATCTGGCTTGTTACTATGGCAGCCTCGGCACTGATCAGTACCGAGATTGGTCTTTTGGTTGGTGTTTGCTTCTCTATGCTCTGCGTCATTTTCCGAACGCAGAGACCAGAGGCACCGCTGCTCGGCTGGGTGGCAGAGTCTGAGACGTACGAATCTCTCTCTGCCTACAAGAACTTGCAAACCAAGCCAGGAATTGTGGTGTTTCGTTTCGAAGCGCCCCTCTACTACATCAACAAAGAGTGCTTTAAGTCCACCCTGTACAAGCAAACTGGAGTCAACCCAGCCTGGGTGAAGGCAGCAAAGAAAAAGGCGGCAAAACGAATGCTTAAAGAGAAAGAGGTGGATTCTGGTGGCAACCAGACCAACATCTCCATGGATTTTGTCTCTGAGCCTTTGGGGTTTCACACAATAGTGATTGACTGTTGTGCCATGCAGTTCCTGGACACGGCAGGAATACGCACGCTCAAAGAGGTCTGCAAGGACTATGGGGAGATAGATGTCCAGGTGCTACTAGCCCAGTGCAATCCTTCAGTGAGGAGTTCCCTGATCCGAGGAGAATTCTTtaaagagggagaggagcaccTTCTGTTTCACAGCGTGCACCAGGCTGTGGACTTCGCACTGGGGGCACAAGGCCACCATGGCACCGATGCTTCTAAGAACTAG
- the LOC104304026 gene encoding E3 ubiquitin/ISG15 ligase TRIM25 produces the protein MAKAGEKSGGATSLENELSCPVCLCLYKDPVMLSCGHNFCKQCIRKVLDSQQRSPASCPMCKMQLGPNVEVQNNFQLRSIVETFLAANSKGQQEDGSEERKKAMVLCDFCLDKSEPAVKTCLMCDASLCQAHLSKHNATASQQDHVLVEVGTGGVAERRCQEHGKLLECYCRNERLYICLLCCIVGQHKGHDIITLKEAHEEQLAELSNIATWLQERENALAAALEGLLKNERQLKTNIKTVISQTESLFEQLKTDIIKEKTRILQDIESIERKNLTGIPEMKGEIQKLRGEAVELLQSLQKMKEQPDVFRFFKEFKLIKDRIYSQDFSVNMVGMEVLEMDQAWIGSYKRLAQDFISNMKALLREVQCES, from the exons ATGGCAAAAGCTGGGGAAAAATCTGGAGGGGCTACCAGCCTGGAGAATGAGCTCAGCTGTCCTGTCTGCCTGTGTCTGTATAAGGACCCAGTCATGCTGAGCTGTGGTCACAACTTCTGCAAGCAGTGCATCCGGAAGGTACTCGATAGCCAACAGCgatcccctgcctcctgccctatGTGCAAGATGCAGCTGGGGCCCAATGTGGAGGTGCAGAATAATTTTCAGCTGCGCAGCATCGTGGAGACATTTCTGGCCGCCAATTCCAAAGGACAACAGGAGGATGGCtctgaagagaggaagaaggcgATGGTTCTCTGTGACTTCTGCCTGGACAAGTCTGAGCCAGCGGTGAAAACCTGCCTGATGTGTGATGCATCTTTATGCCAGGCCCATTTGAGCAAACACAATGCCACGGCTTCCCAGCAGGACCACGTACTGGTGGAGGTGGGCACAGGCGGTGTGGCAGAGAGGAGATGCCAGGAGCAcggcaagctgctggagtgctACTGCCGGAACGAGAGGCTGTACATCTGCTTGCTCTGCTGTATtgtgggacagcacaagggccaCGACATCATCACCCTGAAGGAGGCACATGAGGAACAGCTG GCTGAACTATCGAACATAGCAACATGGCTGCAGGAACGTGAAAACGCTTTagctgctgccctggaaggACTTCTGAAGAATGAGCGGCAGCTCAAG ACCAACATAAAAACAGTGATTTCCCAGACGGAAAGCCTGTTTGAACAGCTGAAGACAGACATCATTAAGGAAAAGACGAGGATCCTGCAAGACATTGAATCCATTGAGAGAAAAAACCTGACAGGGATTCCTGAAATGAAGGGGGAAATTCAAAAACTGAGAGGTGAGGCTGTGGAGCTTCTTCAGTCTTTGCAGAAGATGAAAGAGCAACCAGATGTTTTCCGCTTCTTCAAA GAATTTAAACTGATCAAGGACAG GATTTACAGTCAGGATTTCAGCGTCAACATGGTgggcatggaggtgctggagatggATCAGGCCTGGATTGGCTCCTACAAACGCTTAGCACAGGACTTCATCAGCAACATGAAGGCACTGTTGAGAGAAGTGCAATGTGAGTCCTGA